Below is a genomic region from Spirochaetota bacterium.
AACGATCCGTTTCGCTTCAGCTTCCCATTGCGCCCTGCGAATCGTTATCCAGGGCACAACGGCGATCCCGGCGTCGCGTAGCAGCCGCTTTGCGACGTCCTTGTCCATCCCCACCGCCGAGCCGATAACGTCGGCGCCCACGTAGGGCACCATGGCAAGCTCCAGAAGACCCTGCAGCGTTCCGTCTTCACCGAATGTTCCGTGCAGTACCGGGAATACGACATCCACATATCGCCGCCGGGAGCCGTCGATATCGTGCAGCCACAGTTTCCGGCCGTTTTCAAAATGATTAACAAGCCAGGTGCCGGTCTTTTTGATGGCAAGCACTTTGCCGAAATCCTTATCATCAATAATCTCCGCCGGTTCCTGCACGTACCAGCGCCCGGTACGGTCGATCCCGATGGCAGTCACCTCATACTTCGCCGTATCGATGGCGGAAAACACCGACGCGGCCGAGCAGCGCGACACCTCGTGCTCGAGCGACCTTCCGCCGTAGAGTAATCCGACTTTAATCATGTCCTACTTCTCAAGAAACTCCGCGTGAATGACCTTTGACGCAAGCTCCATAAACTTGGCGTCGATCACGCACGAAATCCCTATTTCGGAGGTGGATATCATCTCGATGTTCACACCGTGGTCCGCGAGCGCCTTGAAAATGCGCCCGGCCACGCCGTAGCTGGAGGTCATCCCCACGCCGATCGCCGAGACGATCGCGATATCCTCCTTGTAATCGACCTTTGTTCCGCCCAGTTCCTCCCTCAGCTCCTCGCAAATCTCGAGCGCCCGCTTAAGCTCGCTCTTAAGCACCGTGAGCGAAATCGACGCGATTCCGTCGTGCCCGGTCGACTGGACGATCATGTTTACCGAAATCTTGTTCTCTCCGAGCTTTCCGAAAAGCGTGGCGGCGATACCGGGGCGGTCGGGGATGTTTCGAATGGTGAGCTTCGCCTCGTCGGCCTTGTGGGTAACGCCGCTTATGACGAATTTTTCCATCATCTCTCCCTTTGGCATAACGATAGTCCCCTCTTCGTAGATAAAACTCGACCGCACGTGCAGTCGTACGTTGAATTTCTTGGCGAACTCGACCGAGCGCGGATGCAGCACCTTCGCCCCCAGCCGGGCGAGCTCGAGCATCTCGTCGTAGCTGATCTCTTTCAGTTTCCTCGGATTCTGGATCACCCTCGGGTCGGCGGTATACACGCCGTCCACGTCGGTGTAGATTTCGCAATCGCGCGTTTCAAGCGCCGCGGCAAGCGCCACCGCCGAGGTGTCGGATCCGCCGCGCCCCAGGGTGGTGATGTTCTCATCGGCGTCGATGCCCTGGAACCCGGCGACGATCACAACCTTGTTGTCTTTGAGCGACGAAACGATTTTTTCAGTGGCGATGCTCGCTATTCGCGCGTTCGAATGGTTGCCGTCGGTGAGCACCCGTATTTGTGAGCCCGTGTACGAGATCGCGCCCAGGCCGATTTCATGAAGCGCCATGGCAAGAAGCGCGATGGAAACCTGCTCGCCGGTGGCCAGCAACATGTCCATCTCTCGTTTGGATGGACTCGCGCTGATTTCGCCCGCAAGTTTTACGAGCGCGTCGGTCGATTTACCCATCGCCGAAACAACCACCACGACAAAATAGCCGTCGCCCACATAGGTCTTTATGCGCTCGGCAACCGCCTTTATCCGCTCGGGCGTCCCAACGGAGGTGCCGCCGTACTTCTGGACGATGATTTTAAGGTCGGACATGGCTTGCCTCGTACATACACAATTCAATGATAAATCATCATGCGCTAATAGCGGCTGGTATTAAATTGCACAACTATAATTCACCCGGCATTACAATAATTTTCAAGAATGCGGCACAGAAGACGGGCGGCCGGAAAGAGTCGGGCCGGGCCGGATGGTTTTTGCGCGTTTACAGTAGGGTGACAAGCCGCACTTCCAAGTTATTTATATTAAAATAAATATATTTATAATCTGGAACGAAAGCGATCATGGAATATTCACGATTGTTCCGGCATCAGTCTCATCAATGACCAGAGGGACACCGGTAAGTTCAACGAAATTCGCACCTCGCCCCGGCAACTCACCCGGATTTACCGCTCCATTCCAATAGTAAACACGGTACGTGCGTCCGACCGGCACGTTTGTAAAAGTGAAAGTGCCAGTCGTCGTATAGGTAACAAGCGGCGGGATCCTGAACGATTTCAGGCCGTCATTGTAATCTTCCCAAGGAACCGCATAATCACTTTCATACGTCGTCTCATCATTGACGATAACGGCAAAGGCGTTATAGTCTTCCTTGTAAACTTCGTATTGAAGAAAATAATCAAGATAGGCCTCGATATCTGTCGAATCCGCGAGTATCGGCGCTTTGGGAGGAGAAAGGGTAGTACTCCGATCCCCCGCTCCCGGTGCTAAGGTATAATCCGCAATGTCGTTCTCGGCATATATCGCAACAACATAGCTATTGGCGCCTGCCCCGCTATCATTAATCGTCGCCGTTTTCCCCGGCACGTACGCACGGGCCACGGCGATCACGTTACCGCCTATATCCTTCTCGTCCGCCTGGACATCCCGCAACCAGTCCGACAGGCCGAAATAGTGAACCAGACCTCCGGTATAATCGTATTCATACACTTTTATGAAGTTCTTCACCACAAGCCTGATCTCGAGAACGGTCTCTTTGTCTTCTTTGTCATAAATGAGGCCGCCATCGATTGGAATCGATAAAGGGAAAATGCGGTTCACCCGGCCGGATTCCAATCGCAGGCTATCGTAGTAGGAGTTAACCTGGAGCTGGTTAAAATCAAAGCCCTCCACGGCCTTCTCCGCGAAAATAGTCTCGACATTCTGCGAATAAGTCCACACGCCGCTGATCCTTTCAAACTGGGCGGCGTTGTTGAATATCATCTTTCTTATATACATACCCACATGGCTGTAGGTACCATTGGGCACGTCGTCGTTCGAATACCCTATCCCATCGGTAAAAAAAGGCTCCAGGTCGTCCATGCCCGCGTTATAAGTCTCTCGATAGTTTGCGAATTTCTTTCCGCCAAGTCGAAGCTCCGCAAAATCGATCATAAAGCGCGTCGGGAAATCCATCTCATACGGGGTAACCCCGTCGGTTTCATATACCACGCTGTTGAGGGAATCATCAACTTCCACATCATCGAGGATAACTCCGGTGTCCAGGGGCCGTGAATTGTTCGACTCGTACGTTCCCTTGATCACCACTTTCAGTCGATTGGTCGCAAGCTCGTCGAACAGCGCCTGGTCGCCGCACGCGGTAAAAACCGCCATAAAGACCGGCACAATCACCGCGAACCATTTCACGCCAGGCCTTTTCATTTCCCCCCCAGGTTGAAATACAGCGTTATGCCGGTATTGACGATATGGCCGTTATGCGTTGCGCCCGGCAGGTAGCTTTCATAAATAAAGAGATAATCGATGCGCAGCCCGATGTTGATGTAGCGCCCCGCCGGAAACGACGTCTCGAAACCAATCATGCCCATGGGGTCCCACTGGCTTTCGTTATCGGGCTTGATTTCCACGTTGGCGCCCCCGGCGCCCGCCTTCACCTGGAAGGCGAGCGCGAACTTGATCGGGATCCGGTATATCATGGAACCGTACACCGGCCACAGCGTCAGTTCGTTGACCCCGTCCGATTTAAAACGCTGATACGAGGCATCGAACCCAAGTTTGAGCGGCTTGTAGGGCGTATTATAGCGGAAATAAAGCCCGCCCCCGAGATTGGTATCGACGTCATCGCGCGTGGTGTAGACCGGCGTAACCGGACCGAACCACACGCCCGCCTGCGGGCGCAAAAAATAATCGGTCGCCGCCCTGCGCTGCGCGAACGCCTCGCCGGAGGCTGCCAGGATTATCGCAATTACAGCCGCTATTCTTATCGATTTCATTCGCCGGTGCCGGAGGTACAATTAATCAGTATCCATTGATGAAAAAATGTTACCGCCTGTCGTCTGCGGTCGAGGTACTATCGGAAATGCCCGATCTGATGTCAATTAAATTAAAACTAATACGCCGACTCAAAAGTCACAAGCGCAGGATCGTACTCGACATTTTTCAGATAAAGTCCGTAAGGCGGCGCGGTGACTCCCGCTTCGTCCCTGTCGCGCCGCTTTAGTATCTCGAGCATGCGCACCGGCGGATCGCCACGCCTGTGCATATCACACAGGGTGCCGACAATGATGCGTATCATATTATGAAGAAAGGCGTTTCCCCGTATGCGAATCGCGATAAGCTCATCATTTTTATCGATCGTAATGGAATCCACTCGCCGCATCGTGCCCCCGCCGGCGGATATCTTTTTACAAAAGGAAGCGAAGTCATGCTCGCCCACAAGATGACCCGCGGCCGCGCGGAGATAGCCCACATCGAGAGGATGGTGCACCCACATGGCCCGACGCAGCATAAAGGGGCTCCGCTGTCGGCCATTGTATATCAGGAAGAGGTATTCGCGCCCGACGGCGTCGAAACGCGCATGGAAGTCCGGCGGCACGGCGTAGGCGTTTTTTATCGCGACGTCCCGATCCAGAATGCCCGAAAGGCCGATACAGAGCCTGTCGAGCCTGACGGGCGAATAGCAATCCAGGTGAGCCACCTGCCCCAGGGCATGTACACCGGAATCGGTCCTTCCCGCAGCGGTCAGATTGCACGCCCTGCCGGTAAGGATTTTTACCGCGCGTTCGATCTCTCCCTGGACCGTTCGACCGCCGTTTTGCACCTGCCAGCCGTTGAATCCGCTCCCATCGTACTCTATAAGTAACGCTATTCTGGCGAGGCTTCCGGTTCGGTCCGCTGTTTCCATTGATCGAGCATCTGGTTCATACGGTCATAGAGGTTACGGGTCATATCGATTAAAGCCCCAGGTTTGGACTTGGACGATTTCCCCGAACCGAAAAGCCTGCTCAGGTAGCGTTTCGTCTTCTCGAAATTTTCGATGCGCTTCGCGATATCAGTTTCGAGCCCCCCCACTTTGAGCGTAAGCACCGCGTTCATGTATAAAATGCCTTCATAGCTCCAGTTCTTGTCATAGTCCGGGCCGATATTCCCCGCCGCCTCCAT
It encodes:
- a CDS encoding aspartate kinase — encoded protein: MSDLKIIVQKYGGTSVGTPERIKAVAERIKTYVGDGYFVVVVVSAMGKSTDALVKLAGEISASPSKREMDMLLATGEQVSIALLAMALHEIGLGAISYTGSQIRVLTDGNHSNARIASIATEKIVSSLKDNKVVIVAGFQGIDADENITTLGRGGSDTSAVALAAALETRDCEIYTDVDGVYTADPRVIQNPRKLKEISYDEMLELARLGAKVLHPRSVEFAKKFNVRLHVRSSFIYEEGTIVMPKGEMMEKFVISGVTHKADEAKLTIRNIPDRPGIAATLFGKLGENKISVNMIVQSTGHDGIASISLTVLKSELKRALEICEELREELGGTKVDYKEDIAIVSAIGVGMTSSYGVAGRIFKALADHGVNIEMISTSEIGISCVIDAKFMELASKVIHAEFLEK
- a CDS encoding outer membrane beta-barrel protein, with translation MKSIRIAAVIAIILAASGEAFAQRRAATDYFLRPQAGVWFGPVTPVYTTRDDVDTNLGGGLYFRYNTPYKPLKLGFDASYQRFKSDGVNELTLWPVYGSMIYRIPIKFALAFQVKAGAGGANVEIKPDNESQWDPMGMIGFETSFPAGRYINIGLRIDYLFIYESYLPGATHNGHIVNTGITLYFNLGGK
- the truA gene encoding tRNA pseudouridine(38-40) synthase TruA translates to METADRTGSLARIALLIEYDGSGFNGWQVQNGGRTVQGEIERAVKILTGRACNLTAAGRTDSGVHALGQVAHLDCYSPVRLDRLCIGLSGILDRDVAIKNAYAVPPDFHARFDAVGREYLFLIYNGRQRSPFMLRRAMWVHHPLDVGYLRAAAGHLVGEHDFASFCKKISAGGGTMRRVDSITIDKNDELIAIRIRGNAFLHNMIRIIVGTLCDMHRRGDPPVRMLEILKRRDRDEAGVTAPPYGLYLKNVEYDPALVTFESAY